DNA sequence from the Desulfobacterales bacterium genome:
AAAATTATTTTATCATGTAGCTTATTGGCTTCATTTTCTGACAACTCAAAGTTAAAATCTTAGAGTGTTATTTTTAGGAAGATTCTGTTTTCCCTTCATCATTTAAAAAAATCTCATCCAAACACAATCTAAAAAATCAAGTCCTATATGAACCAATAAACCAATTCCAAGAATCCTTGATTTAGGAACAAAGGTTATCAATATATAAAGGCTGATCGCCACATAAGAGTGTAATGGATGAAATCCAATGCTGCATCTGTTGGGGTCATATATGGGATTGGCAATCAGGTGGTCCAAGTCAATTATCATCGTGAACATCATAATCATATATTTTTGAATCCATTTATCTTTGTATGCAATACGGGATATGATTCCTGGAAGAAAAAAATGAAGGATGATATGTGTAATTGAACGCATATTATTTATATTAAAAATACATGAAGTGTCATTAATTGGTTATTGGATTTGATAAGCAGAGAATAGGTATGGTTTTATCGGGACAACAAAAAATGTTGTCCCAACAAAAAAATTTCTATAGCTGATTTCAAGAATATTTCTAAATTACTGGATTTATTATTTTCTTTTTGATCGGGGCGAGAAGATTTGAACTTCCGACCCCTTGAACCCCATTCAAGTGCGCTTCCAGGCTGCGCTACGCCCCGATTAGCCTTACTTATCACTCATATATATATATGTCAAGAATTCACTTTAGTTTTTATTTTTTCTTCTATTTCTTTAGCTATTTTTAAAGCCGCTTCTTGAGGATCTTTAGCATCTCTAATTGGTCTTCCTATAACGATATAGTCAGATCCTCTTTCTATTGCATCAGAAGGTGTTATTATGCGATGTTGGTCGTCTTTTTTTATTTCTCCCCATAGAGGCCTAATACCTGGAGTTACAGCTATAAATTCTTTTCCAATATTATCTTTTATCATTTTTGATTCATAGCCAGAACATATTACTCCAGCAAAGCCAGCTTCTTTTGCAGATTTAGCTTTTTTTAAAACAAGATGTGATAAATCCCAAAATTCTTCTTTATAGCCAGCGTGCTTAATATCATCGGATGATATATTAGTAAGAACTGTAACTCCCAATATATTCACCTTTCCTTCACTCCCTTCAACCGCTGCTTCCAACATTTTTTGTGATTCCCCGCAGTGGACAGTTACAAAAGAAACATCAAAATTTTTGATGATGCTCATTGCTCGATGGACGGTAGTTGGAATATCGTGCAGTTTTAAATCCAAAAAAATTTTAACTGAGCTTGTTTCTTTTATGTATTCAACAATTTTACGTCCACTTCGAATAAAAAGCTCAAGGCCAATTTTAAACATACCTACACAATCAGAAAGAATTAAAACATATTTTTGAGCTTCTTCAAAAGAAGCAAGGTCTAAAGGAAATATTATATAATCTTTTGGTTGTTTCATTTTTTTTAAAACCCTATCATACTAAGTTATATATTAATTTTTCATTAAAACTTGACCTGTTGCTTCAAGAACACTATGCCATAATTTACTATTCGGAGAAATTATTTTTCGTTTTCCAGCGGATAACTCTAAAGGTACATGGACAACTTGCTCATTGCAGTATCCTATAAGTAACTTAGTTTTACCAGCGATTCCTGCGTGAACTGCATCACGTCCTAAAAATCCACAAAAAACATGATCATTAGCATTAGCTGGAAGACTTCGAACCATATAGCTCGGATCTATATATTTAAGGTTTAATTCCATGCCTTTGCCTTTAAAATAACTATTAATTTTATCTTTTAAAAAAAGTCCGATATCATGATGCTTGATGTTTCCAGAAGGGTCCTTTTCCCGAGCTCCTTCGAAAAATTTCTGTCCAGCGCCTTCTGCTACAATAATTACGGCATGTTTTCTATGATTTAAACGTTGCTCAAGTGTAGCTAAAAAGCCATTTGGGCCTTCGAGATCAAAATCAACTTCTGGGATAAGAACAAAATTAACATCCATCTGAGAAAGAGCAGCGGTTGCTGCAATAAAACCTGAATCTCTTCCCATGAGTTTTATAAGACCAACTCCATTGGGATAGCCTTCCGCTTCATTGTGTGCAGCCGTTATAGCTTTTGTTGCTATGTCAACAGCGGTATCAAATCCAAAAGACTTAGACACAAGATAAATATCATTGTCAATTGTTTTAGGTATAGCAACAACTGATATTTTTAGACCTTTTGCGAGAATAGAGTCTGCTATTTTTGATGCAGCTTTTATAGTTCCATCTCCTCCGATCATG
Encoded proteins:
- the pyrF gene encoding orotidine-5'-phosphate decarboxylase — protein: MKQPKDYIIFPLDLASFEEAQKYVLILSDCVGMFKIGLELFIRSGRKIVEYIKETSSVKIFLDLKLHDIPTTVHRAMSIIKNFDVSFVTVHCGESQKMLEAAVEGSEGKVNILGVTVLTNISSDDIKHAGYKEEFWDLSHLVLKKAKSAKEAGFAGVICSGYESKMIKDNIGKEFIAVTPGIRPLWGEIKKDDQHRIITPSDAIERGSDYIVIGRPIRDAKDPQEAALKIAKEIEEKIKTKVNS
- a CDS encoding ATP-dependent 6-phosphofructokinase, with translation MEYEYVDTDQIDIEDTKILELGEPKISSPFALSDLVNRDARFVPEAKRVLIEIDPDKIMKLLKEGKQPASFEIAGPRKKIYFDPSKLRCAIVTCGGLCPGLNDIIRAIVLELYYGYGVNKVYGIKYGLQGFIPSYRYSFVDLSPKTVVSIHERGGTILGSSRGEQDIDEIIDCLERESIGIVFMIGGDGTIKAASKIADSILAKGLKISVVAIPKTIDNDIYLVSKSFGFDTAVDIATKAITAAHNEAEGYPNGVGLIKLMGRDSGFIAATAALSQMDVNFVLIPEVDFDLEGPNGFLATLEQRLNHRKHAVIIVAEGAGQKFFEGAREKDPSGNIKHHDIGLFLKDKINSYFKGKGMELNLKYIDPSYMVRSLPANANDHVFCGFLGRDAVHAGIAGKTKLLIGYCNEQVVHVPLELSAGKRKIISPNSKLWHSVLEATGQVLMKN